From Carassius auratus strain Wakin chromosome 22, ASM336829v1, whole genome shotgun sequence, a single genomic window includes:
- the stx6 gene encoding syntaxin-6 — MSMEDPFFVVKGEVQKAVNTAQGLHQRWMELLQDPGGASKEEVDWTTNELRNSLRSIEWDLEDLDETISIVEANPKKFNLDAMELAKRKAFITSTRQTVREMKDHMASPMGVTVPEIKNRQTLMGDGGSHGPIWQPSADKYTRLDRELQTANSQFMEEQQTQQQLIADQQDEQLELVSGTIGVLKNMSQRIGQELDEQSVMLDDFSHEMDSTQSRLDNVMKKLAKVSHMTSDRRQWCAIGILLAILFVVIILFIVL, encoded by the exons AGAGGTGCAGAAGGCTGTGAACACAGCTCAGGGGCTTCATCAGAGATGGATGGAGCTGCTACAGGACCCGGGTGGAGCCAGCAAGGAGGAGGTGGACTGGACCACCAATGAGCTGAGGAATAGTTTGAGATCCATTGAATGGGACTTGGAGGACTTGGACGAGACTATCA GTATTGTGGAGGCTAATCCAAAGAAGTTCAATCTGGATGCGATGGAGCTGGCCAAGAGGAAAGCCTTCATCACTAGCACGAGGCAGACAGTCAGG GAGATGAAAGACCACATGGCTAGTCCAATGGGAGTTACAGTGCCCGAGATAAAAAATCGGCAG ACTTTAATGGGTGATGGTGGGTCTCATGGCCCAATCTGGCAACCCAGTGCTGATAAGTACACCAGACTAGACCGGGAGCTGCAGACGGCAAACTCACAGTTCATGGAGGAACAACAGACCCAGCAACAG CTCATAGCAGATCAGCAGGATGAGCAGCTGGAGCTGGTGTCGGGAACTATTGGGGTCCTGAAGAACATGTCCCAAAGGATCGGCCAAGAGCTGGATGAGCAATctgt AATGCTTGATGATTTTTCACATGAGATGGACAGCACTCAATCCAGACTGGATAACGTCATGAAGAAGCTGGCTAAAGTTTCTCACATGACCAGCG ATCGGCGACAGTGGTGCGCTATCGGCATTCTTCTGGCCATCCTGTTTGTGGTGATCATCCTCTTCATTGTTCTGTGA